DNA sequence from the Lycium barbarum isolate Lr01 chromosome 5, ASM1917538v2, whole genome shotgun sequence genome:
CACCACACAGAACCAGAAGGCTTACAAATTATTACAGTGCCTTCTGGTATATCCAAACAGTAAATCATACTAGCTAACAAAAAAGTTGGCCTTATCATATTTGCACCTAAGGCTAGGCATTTGCCATTTGTCTAACTGAATATGGCCTCTAGCCTGTCTAGGTAGATGAAGAAGCGACCGAGTAAGAAGATTTTGAGTGGAAAAAGTTGCTAATTTGGATAAGCAGTCTGTAGCTTGATTCTCTTCTCTAAAGCAATGACTCACTTGAATCCCAAGTGAGTCATTACTTTAGAGAAGGGAATCAAGCTGCAGACAACTTAGCCAAATTAGCATCTTCTTCCACTCAAAATCTTCTTACTCGGCGAAATGGCTGTCTATTCAGAAATACAATTGGAGACTGCTTAGCCAAATTAACATCTTCTTCCACTCAAAATCTTCTTACTCGGTGAAATGGCTGTCTATTCAGAAATACAATTGGATTCCAGCCCCAAAACCACAGGTTTAATAATTGTTGAATAATCAATCAATGTTATAATGCAAGAAGTGATATTGTCTAAACGCTCAGTCCTGTTCTGAAATCTCCGGGAAATGAAATAATTGAATTTTATTGAGTCAAACTTTTTCTAGCTAGTGTACCGAAAGGATTCTATTATTGGGATCCCTTCGACTTTAATTAGAGATCTCGAGTTTGAGCTCTCGGAATACAGAAATTCTTAAAGAGAGTCTTTACCTCCCCGTAGTAGGTTTATCCGATGCAAATCCGAACTACTCGACTTGTGGGATTCAGGTATGGGATAGTTTAAAAAAAGGAATTTCTACAACTGCACAATATATAGACGTACTAGGCTGATCCTACATTaccaaaattaattcatttgttCATTTTTCAATCAGGTCTTTGAAAAATAGTAACATTCCTGAAATTTCAAATCCTACTGGTGAAGTTCCATGATAATGTGGTTTCATTTGTGAAATTAGAACTCCTACTTATATTCCAATTATAAGGATTGAAAAGTGGCTATTTGTGAATTTTggagtacttttttttttaatatacgtTGTGTTGTGCAAATTTAGATTAATCGAACAAATAATAACCTTGCAGTCCTTGCATAAACCTCTATCACAATTCTTAAGAAGCAGGTAATCTATTTGGGTCCTAACCAGCGCACTACGGTAGGTCACCAAGTGCTCCTCCCTCTTCTGGAAGCTCGAGTTAACTATGATCAACTCAAAAGCTTTCACGAAGTCTAAAAGCGAAACTCCTCCTTCATTTCTCTCCCCAAAGCCGAAACCACCATGTACATCATAATATCCTCTTGAAGTGGTCCCCATGTGACCATTAAAGTCGTCTCCCACAAATGGCTTCTCCGTATGCGGGATACCTCTCACAACCTTGTTCAACTCCTCCAGAAACGCCTTTTGTCATCCTCATCCAAACCCGCTTGCAACGCATATGCAATAATTATGTTAAAAGTTAGCCCTCCCAAAACTAGCTTAATGATCATCATCCTATCATTCTGCTTCCTCGCCTGACCACTTACTCCCTGAGCTCCgcgttctttattttcttttactttcttttcttCATAATAGAAGAAGCTATCTGTTTAAGACTTTAATTTGCAAGTACAGTGATCTGTCGActtcttaaaataaaaaatttcttgATTCTACCACCTTTACGGGGGCAAAGGCCCAAAATCCATCATTTAGTTTAAATTTTgggaaaaggacataaatggccATCCGGAAACGATTGACAACCAAATGGCTCAAGAAGCGTAAAAGAGATTTTTtatcctttttaaaaaaattctattTCTTAGCCTTTTTTCAACTAATTTAAGCATATGTATACAAATTGTATCACTGTTGTATAGAAAATGGATCGTACGTACATAGAAGCTATATCATTGtcgtatagaatatgtatctagaaaatatatcattgttgtataatttatgtttaataaatgtataatcaacgtatacttactaattatgcacatattatacatgttttgagatATTTTTGAAGGTTCAATCAACGTGTACTttctaattatacacatattatatatgttttgggatattttttggtaggctcaatatgaatttttttCGTCGATCTTTAGTGACGACTTTTTGATCCTTTGAGGCGACTTTTTGTCGCCATAAAAAAGTCTAATCTTTTTGTAGTGAATGGGCCGCTGGGCTAGCAATTGGCAATAGTTTGGGCCGTACGGCTCACTCGCAGCATTAAGGCCAAACAAATTTCTGATGGCCATGTAGTGTCCTTTGTCCTTTGTAAAAGTAGTTTGTACATATGTGGGAGTCCCACATGGATGGCCACAAGCCATTGTGTTGGCTATATAAAAGTTAAGCTTATtaatagcttgtttggccaaacttatttttccCTTAAaggtacttattttttcaataagtgcttattttttaaaaagtgaggtgtttggccaagcttttaggagaaaataagtgcttttggggagtagcagaagcagtttttcagaagctaaaaaaaatagctttgcccaaaagcacttttttgaaaagtacttttgagaaaaatacatatagaaacactttttaaaaatttggtcaaatactaattgctgctcaaaagtactttttaaattaattagccaaacacaaactgcttttagccaaaagtattttttttgaaaagtactattgaaaaaagtactttttaaaataagttatttttagaaacttggccaaacaggctataagtctaATAAAATGAACAATGACATATTTATTAGATatgtgcatttatatatatatttaattatatATCTAAATGCCTTGCACTTGGACTTGGGCGCGAGCCGGGTCGGATATTTAAATAAAGGTCTCCGAATTTATTTTGAacagttttttatttatttaaaattttaattttaattaaaatagaACATTGCGTCTGTTCAGAAAAGGAGCGTTTCTTCAGAAACAGTCTCCTTCTAAACTTCTATAAATATGGATTCATCCTTGAAGAAGCAATACAATTTGCACGTATGATTTCAAGCTTTATTGCATCTTGATAGAAAATTGCATGTAATCCCCAAGCAATATACAAGTAATAGCTCTTGAAAGATAGTGATCTTTCAAGCCTGAAAGCCTTAATTTCTTGTTATTCTTCGCTTATTTCTAACATCCTTTTTCCTTAAATTTTCTGGTCGGCACCTCTATTGGTTCATTTATTGAGATACGCCTTAACCATGCGCTAAATTATTTATTAACTGTAGTAGTACAGAAGTACTTGAGAAGCTGCCTAAAAAACATGACAGGAAAGACACTTTTATCTTTAGCCTAGTCCTTTTCCAAACAATGGTAATCGACTTACATCTATCAGCAAAAGGAGACATTAGAAGTAAAGAGAATAAGTTACAACTGAAAAATCTAAAACCAAAGAACTAAACCTTTGAAAGACCCAAGATCAAGCAATTTTTTGTTTCGAACTCAGAATACACTATACAGAGAACTAAATAAGTTACAACGAAAAATTATAGAGCCAAAAAAACAAACAGAGCAACCTTTAAAAGGCCCAAGATCAAGCAAATTTTCTTTGTGAACTCTGAAAACACTGAATGAAAATATTATGCAAACATGACTGAACAATATCGACCAAGAAATTTACTTTTACACGAGTAAGACAAAATATACTTACCCTGATGTCATCCATAAGACTTGAAGGACTTGCTCATCTGAACCACATAATGATGTTGAAAATATAATTAACGCAGGAAGTCCATTCTATTTGACATAGTACAACTAAAAAACTTAATTTGTCGTAGAAAAAAGTGGAAAGGAAGGATATGGGAACGAGGAAGAGACAAGATGGTGAGACTGACGAGTTAATTCTGGCGTTTAATCACTGAGCTTAAAAGAAATTAATCTGCACAGGAATGCCCTGTCGTATTATTTCCCTGCAATTCATAGTTTCCCAACCAAATGTGAAGAATTTCTACTTGCTAACTAGAGAACCAAATGTATTTGAGATTAGAACCAAATGTATTTGAAATAGAAAACCTGAAGATATAGAAGAATTCATGAGTTGACAAGGTAGTCTTATCTCTCAATAAGTTCATTGGCACTGAAAATTAATTGAAGATAGGAAAAAGCATATTCGGGAAAATGATAGGGTTAAGATCAACTATATTGTATGACAGTGGATTATAGGCCTTTAAAGTCCACATATCCACAAGATTAGTGTAGCAGAAATGCGTATGTTTAGATAAATGAGTCGTCATACAAGATTAGACAAGATTAAAAATAACAACACTCGGTAGGAGGCGAAAGTAGCACACAGAGGATAAAATGAGAGAAGGTCGTCTGATATGTTTTGGTAATTTTATGCATAAATTTATCTACTATTGTCTCCATGTAATACAGAATTTCTCCAATAAATATACTCATTGGCTCTTTGCTATATATACTTGAGGGTACTTCTGAATAAATGTGATTTACTTTTTAAAACTTTAGATTTATCCTTTTTTGTCCatcacataagataaagtaacAAAAACTTTTAAGACGAAGAATAGTTCTTTGATGTAGTCTATAGAGGTGCATATCAATGAAAACCTGCTAACATGAGATGGAAAGACGTGGTCTATACATGGATTTTCACGTAAATAGTAGTAAAGGAAACAAAAGTGACCAAATTTCTTGAATGCTCATCAAACTTCCCACCAGTCAAGCAATATGCATACGGCAGCTGTGTTCTTTCATCTTTATCTTTAATAGCTTCATGCGATACTGAATGCTTGTCAAGTTTCTTTAGCTCGTTATGCTGACATGAGATGAGATCTTCTTTGTTACTATTCGCGTCCTATTATTAGTGCATTTCTTTGTTTTCAAGGTTGAGATATTTAAGGCTTTATTCTTAGAATTTGATTGTATGCAGATTTTATTGTATTTCTTTTAAAATTCTTTGTTGTAAAGAAGGAAACTGTAAATTTGGAGCAACATTATTGAATCTTGAGCTAAATGATAGGGTCAATATAGTGCGCATATACTCTTTTATACAGATTCTTTGAGATTATCAATGAAAAAAGAACCTTCTTTCTTCTTATTTAACTTTATTCTTCTCCTGCGATTAGAAGGTAGCTAATATCACAATTTTGTATAGCATGCAATTCGGACAAAAAGAAAGGAGTAGGAATTAGGAGAAATAAATATTACTATCAACTATTACCCAAAGAGAACTAATACATGTAAATCCAACAAAAAAGAAAGCTAGGAAATAAAGACAAATTAACAAGTAGCTACTAAAGGCAACACACTTATTAGCAAAGTACTTATTCTGGAACTCCTAAAATCAAAACTAAACAGAGAAAGGAGTGTTGAAGATCCATACAGGTGGACTGAATCTGTGGTAGGATTCCCCGGTATAGTGAGGCTCAATGGTATCCTCAAACAAGTTGTATATGCCCATGTCCTTGCCACCTCCTTTTTCACTAGAATAGTAGGCCTCAGAACAATCATCAGTAAAATATATATGGTTCGCTTTGCATCCATATTGTTCGACAACCAAAGAGGCACTAAACCCGAGGAAGAGTGCCCTCTTCTCCAAATCATCAACCTCCTCATAACTCTCATTATCCACATCCACCTTGCTAACAATAAATTCTTCAACACCATATGAATTTGTTTCGGGGTGGTTACAAACTCCATCTCGAGTGATCACAAATAGGTCACCTAAAGAATGCACAATGTAGAGCCGCATTCCACAAATAAACTCAGAAGGCACTCCTTTAACTACCCTTCCAATGGTTGGTTCTAACCCTCCTCTAAAGTCCAAGATTACAACGTTTCCCCCATAATCAACTCCATAAAACTGGCCATCATGCCATGTTACATCAGAATAGGCCCGTTCGGGCAGTCCTGGTGTAATAAACCCCTTCTTTCCAGGTTTCCAGTAAGCTAATGAACGAGGTACTCCTTGAATAATCATCAAAATATAGTCGTCGGTTGTATGAGGATCCGAAGAGAGCAGTGCTTTTTCAACATAATACTCGCAGTAACCGCGTACATGATCTGCATCAAAACCCTTGAGTGTGTCCATGTGAGGCAATTCTATAAGAGAACGAGAATTGAGATGGAACAAATTCATATTCCCTTTGCCATCTGCTGTGAAAATCCATCCTGGAATTCCAACACCCAAACAGCGTTTTCCCACAAGTTCTGGGAAACTCATAGTGTAGGTGACACCCTTTATTAAGTCAAAAAACTCACGTTTTTCTTCATTCCCTTCCTTCTCGGCCAGCATCAACATTGGAACTGGAACTGCAACTTCAGCAACCATCTTGTTTGtgatattctttctttctttctaatgAGGAGTACCAaacttccttcttcttttttttggatGAATAAACGAAACCGAGCAGCCTCCTTTTTTTATAAGAGCAATCCAATCCCAATTTGGTGTTAATTAggttttactccctccgtctcaaattatttattactaaaaatagttgtctcaaattatttatcgtgattactaaaaataattaaattatttatcgttttaggAATTCAaggcataattaattatttttttctattttaccttagtagaattttatcattaatataataaacatTTAATGATAAGAGACTATAACTTAAACATAAATTTGAGACCGAGAAAGTACAAGGTTGTCGGCCGACCCGAATCCCAATTTGATGTTACCTACTTCGGCTTTCCTTCCTTTTTCCGGTTCAAGGGAAATTAGGTGTTGAAGTCCTTGAGTTATTTACATTATTCCAATTTTGGTCCTTGTCTTATTCGGTGAAAGCATATTTTGACGTTAAATTAAAAGAAGTGCGCAATTCTAATCCTTGATGTTAACTTTATTGCTCTCAATTTAGGTTTGTCTTATACTATGTACGGCAATTGAAGAAGCGAGAGTACAAAAGGGTGATCGACATAAAAAGGACATACACATGGATGGAAAAGTTAACGTCAATTAGTTTAGGGACCAAAATGGCACTTTATTTTTAATTGATGGTTTAATATGCTTTGTGAAATAGTAACATAAAGACTAATAATGGAATAACATGTTAACTGAAGGACCAACGTTGTCATTTTCCCCTGATTCAATCATAGAGTAGTGGAGTATTATTTTACCTTTCCTGATTTTGCTTAAAATAGAGGTGTATTCCGTtatactattgaaaaaggcttaAAACTGTCCGCAGTTATATTAATAATGTCTAGGTATATGGTTTATGTTGGTGGTGATGATATATAGGGAAAAAGGTGTCGGTGATTTTGGGTTGTGATGGAAGAAAAAAGGTTGATTTGGTGAGTTGGCATGTTATTTTGGCTAAAATAGATGGAGTAAACAGAGAAATGACAAACTTGAGTCACTTTTATAACGTTAATGGCATTATAGAAATTGATAGTATAATGGAGGGTAATATTAAACCCTTTTCAATTGTAGGGTGGACAAAAGATATTTGTCTAGTAAAAAAACTTGGAATACGCCGTTCCGAAAagtcaaaaaaaaattacacattCCAACTTTCTTGTTTAGAAGGTAGTAGCTAATACCACAATCTTGTATAACTAGGTGAGACTGGTCTGTGCCAGTACGGGCCCAATATTTTACAAATTGAACAATAAATATATCTTTATCAAAATAACTTCATAGTCTATTATTGTTCTAAATTTTAAACTCTTAATTTAGATCCAGGAATATAACAAGCAGTGGGCAAAGATGTTTTTTAACCTTACAGTTGATTACCTCCCATGAGTACAGGCCCACGCCCACATTTAAAAAGttgaatttattacctttttcaTTTTATACGATATAAATTttttagatttaaaaaaaatcactatTTATATTTAaagataatttaactttaaagatCTTATTTTATCAAGATCTTGTACATTGAAAACCATTTTTATGGACCCGAAATTGTTAATATGAGACATTTTTTTCCGAGTGATCTAAGTCATCTAGTGATTGAAATTAATCAAACACATTATAAAAGTTCTGCAGCCACTAACAATTTCTTGAAGTTTCCAACTctataattaataataaggataaaataggtATGCAATAATAAATTATCTTTGATTttcaaactggacaagtaaaagcgCGCATCTATTTTAGTATACATGAAAAGTAAAATTGGACATAGAGagtaatatttatatatataatgtaaatttCTTAACACCAGCTACTTTCTCTGTCCTAATTTACGTGATACTTTTCGTCCTAGAATACTCCCCTTCATTCTCTTTCTACAGTTGATATTGAGGTTACGGATGAAAGGAAGTACGATGAAGATGAAGTTGGTCGTGAACAATTGAAAGAGGAACAAGGTTTGTGTCCTAAATGAGTCCATCGGTTACATTGAGTTTATTGGGCCACAATTGAGTTTTTGGGCCTGAACGAAGTTAAAAGGAATTCTGCACATATCTGGCCCGAGGTTTATTCCCAGAAGAATCAagtttattttcccaaattccttccAGAAGAATAGTGAGTTAGGTTGTTTATTTTTCACACCCAATAGAGAATTAGCAGCTGTATAGAAATATTCCATTTATTCTTTATATTATATTGAAGCTAACAAACTTGTATAAATTCATGCACAGTCGAGTCAAGAAGTAATCAGAAATTTTTCACAAATTAGTTCTTTTCTCTTAGgtcccgtttgtccatagataccaaaaacaaatttcactctttttggaattttggagttggagttggagttgtgtttggccatagtttttgaaagtttttggtgaaatgtagttgtaaaaaagtgaaaaaagtaaaaaaaaacaaGTTCTTGGAGTTTTTGGTAttgaagttgtattcggaattcttatggccaaacgctgaaaagtgaaaaaaaattccagaataaagtgaataattcttatggccaaatgcctacttaatTTCTACATTACcgaaattcaaaatttaaattttgatcatgaatttgaacatcattttttaaaaacaatttcaaataaaattaatatatttgaaaactatgtaAAAAATACTGAATATCGATTGATTTAAACAAAATTCCTAGTAGGAGGCGCTTGCCCCTTTAATGAGGTTTACGCTGCATGAATTCTAATGGGTACTAAATATCGAATGATTAAACTAAAAAAGAGAATTAGTAAAGCTAACAGTCTTTCTACCCCAATCAGGGCAGTTTTGTACTCGAAGTGGAAAGTATTTTTCATCCTTAACCGGTGCTTTCAAATTTGAGTTGTGGGTATGAAATTGCTTTAATTTGT
Encoded proteins:
- the LOC132639842 gene encoding uncharacterized protein LOC132639842 — encoded protein: MVAEVAVPVPMLMLAEKEGNEEKREFFDLIKGVTYTMSFPELVGKRCLGVGIPGWIFTADGKGNMNLFHLNSRSLIELPHMDTLKGFDADHVRGYCEYYVEKALLSSDPHTTDDYILMIIQGVPRSLAYWKPGKKGFITPGLPERAYSDVTWHDGQFYGVDYGGNVVILDFRGGLEPTIGRVVKGVPSEFICGMRLYIVHSLGDLFVITRDGVCNHPETNSYGVEEFIVSKVDVDNESYEEVDDLEKRALFLGFSASLVVEQYGCKANHIYFTDDCSEAYYSSEKGGGKDMGIYNLFEDTIEPHYTGESYHRFSPPVWIFNTPFSV